Proteins from one Streptobacillus felis genomic window:
- the rsmA gene encoding 16S rRNA (adenine(1518)-N(6)/adenine(1519)-N(6))-dimethyltransferase RsmA: MKKKKNNPEHKHKKKFGQNFLDDSILLEKIKEITKISKDDNIIEIGPGIGFLTSMILESGAKLKSFEIDNDLIPVLKKKFASFDNLELIHVDFLEYNLDEIMEKGKEYRVIANIPYYITAPIINKLLEYKEYIKDIYLMVQKEVGERLNFEKNTSNRGLFTHVVGFHSKVDYLFTVEKEFFDPIPKVDSAFIKISIDKEGKYSKKIDFDIYLKYVKASFVSKRKNIANNLKLIGISKEKVELSLEKIGRNKNSRAEELSIEDFIKLIDILEKE, translated from the coding sequence ATGAAAAAGAAAAAAAATAACCCAGAACATAAACATAAAAAGAAATTTGGACAAAATTTTTTAGATGATAGTATACTTCTAGAAAAAATTAAGGAAATAACAAAAATATCTAAAGATGATAATATTATAGAGATAGGTCCAGGTATAGGTTTTTTAACTTCTATGATATTAGAATCTGGTGCAAAACTTAAATCTTTTGAAATTGATAATGATTTAATACCTGTATTAAAGAAAAAATTTGCATCTTTTGATAATTTAGAATTAATACATGTAGATTTTTTAGAGTATAATTTAGATGAAATTATGGAAAAGGGTAAGGAATATAGAGTTATTGCAAATATACCATACTATATTACAGCTCCTATAATAAATAAGTTATTAGAGTATAAGGAATACATTAAAGATATATATCTAATGGTTCAAAAAGAAGTTGGCGAGAGATTAAATTTTGAAAAAAATACTAGTAATAGAGGACTTTTTACTCATGTTGTAGGTTTCCACTCTAAAGTAGATTATTTATTTACAGTGGAGAAGGAATTCTTTGATCCTATCCCTAAAGTTGATTCAGCTTTTATAAAAATTAGTATAGACAAAGAAGGTAAATACTCAAAAAAAATAGATTTTGATATTTATTTGAAATATGTTAAGGCTAGTTTTGTTTCAAAAAGAAAAAATATTGCGAATAATTTAAAATTGATAGGTATATCTAAAGAAAAAGTTGAATTATCTTTAGAAAAAATAGGTAGAAATAAGAACTCAAGAGCAGAGGAATTATCTATAGAAGATTTTATTAAATTAATAGATATACTAGAAAAGGAATAA
- the hpt gene encoding hypoxanthine phosphoribosyltransferase, with the protein MKDWEAGIVRQIITEEQLKARVKELGEQITNDFKDDDAEFIVVGILKGSILFMADLIREIKLPLKIDFMEVSSYGDGFETTRDVKIIKDLDYSVRGKNVLIVEDIIDSGLTLKKILQLIGKRGPKNVILCTLLDKVTKREADISIQYTGFEIPNEFVLGYGLDFIQEYRNIPYIGVMDLEKYEKEKK; encoded by the coding sequence ATGAAAGATTGGGAAGCAGGAATTGTAAGACAAATAATAACAGAAGAACAACTTAAGGCTAGAGTCAAGGAATTAGGAGAACAAATAACTAATGATTTTAAAGACGATGATGCAGAATTTATTGTTGTAGGTATATTAAAGGGATCAATACTATTTATGGCAGATTTAATTAGAGAAATAAAATTACCTTTAAAAATAGATTTTATGGAAGTATCTAGTTATGGTGATGGATTTGAAACTACAAGAGATGTAAAAATAATTAAAGATTTAGATTACTCAGTTAGAGGTAAAAATGTGTTGATAGTAGAAGATATTATAGATTCAGGATTAACACTTAAAAAAATATTACAACTTATTGGTAAAAGAGGACCTAAAAATGTAATACTTTGCACTTTATTAGATAAAGTTACTAAGAGAGAAGCAGATATAAGTATACAATATACTGGTTTTGAGATACCTAATGAATTTGTTTTAGGTTATGGATTAGATTTTATACAAGAATATAGAAATATACCTTATATAGGTGTAATGGATTTAGAGAAATATGAAAAAGAAAAAAAATAA
- a CDS encoding KH domain-containing protein has translation MQDYYLELINFWLENLTGSREKYEISIQAKEKTYYVDILANKSEIGKIIGKNGKIITSLRNLIGSIANKNKDNVTIKVNEKEM, from the coding sequence ATGCAAGATTATTATTTAGAGTTAATAAATTTTTGGCTTGAAAACTTAACAGGCTCAAGAGAAAAATATGAAATATCTATACAAGCAAAAGAAAAAACTTATTATGTTGACATATTAGCAAATAAATCTGAAATTGGGAAAATTATAGGTAAAAATGGGAAAATAATTACTAGTTTGAGAAATTTAATAGGTTCTATAGCTAATAAAAATAAAGATAATGTTACAATAAAAGTAAATGAAAAAGAAATGTAG
- a CDS encoding DUF4911 domain-containing protein, with product MQSYEYIISTDKYNIDFINKVVEAYEGLGIIRTLDRKEGLIKLLTNTYFINDVNLLIEKFKKHGIKIDVLEERVWEGEL from the coding sequence ATGCAAAGTTATGAATATATTATTAGTACAGATAAATATAATATAGATTTTATAAATAAAGTTGTAGAAGCATATGAAGGCTTAGGTATAATAAGAACCTTAGATAGGAAGGAAGGGTTAATAAAATTATTAACAAATACATACTTTATTAATGACGTTAATTTATTAATAGAAAAATTTAAAAAACACGGTATAAAAATAGATGTTCTTGAAGAAAGAGTATGGGAAGGAGAACTATAA